CACGCGCGGCAGCCCCAACTGTTCCAGCCATTCAGTCAGACCGCTGTCGCCCGGCGTGTCGATCCGCACGAACACGCCTTCATTCAGCGCGAGCCAGTGGCTGATCAGCGCCTTGGCGCGGCTCGCGTCGTCGGATGCGGGCGCAACCACCGGCCCGATCGCGAAGCCTCGCCCGAAGCGCCGAAACAGCGCGAAGCCAACCAGTTCGCCATCGCGGTCGAGCGCGATGCCGTCGGCGGCGCTCATCAACGCGGGTAGCACCTCGCCGCGATCCAGGCCGCTGGCCCGCGAAGCCAGTTCAACCAGCCGTGCCGTATCGCGGGAGCCGAGCGGGCGCAGCCGCTCGCCCGGCGGCAGGGACACCAGCGGCGGCTGGAACGCCGCGCCCTGATGTTGATCGAGCGTGCCGGCCGCGCGAAAGCCGAGCTTTTCATAGAGCGGCTGACCGGCGGGTGTCGCGTGTAGAAACGTGACGCGGCCGCCGAGTTCTTCGAGCACGCATTCCATCAGCTTTCTGCCGATGCCGTGCCCCTGCCGCGCCGGCGACACGATCACCATACCGAGCGACGCGCGATTCGCGCCGTACTTCCAGCACAGCGCGGTGCCGATCACGCCGCTCGCGTCTTCCGCGACGAAACCCACGCCCAGTTGCGCGACGAAGCGCCAGTCGTCCGCGCGATGCGGCCACTTGAGCTCGACGGTCAGCGCGTGCGCGGCGGCGATGTCGTCGAGGGTGAAGCGTCTATAGGTAATCGAATCGGTCTTCGAATCGGACACGCCGGACTCCCTGAATGGCTGAAGGCTTACGCCGTCACTGTGTCATCCGCTGCGCGGTGTGACTAGGACGATCTTTTTATCCGGGGCGCCGGAACGGGCCGCCGTGCAAATCGATGCAAAACGCCCAGTCTGGACCTGTATTACCAGCGCGTTCTGCTGTGCGGCGATTTTTGTCGGCGACATATGCCAGGCACGCGGCTCTACGATTTTGTCATGGCGGCGGCGTGGTGAAGGCCGGCCGCGCGGATCCTCCAGCCAGTCACACAGGACCTCTCTCATGCACAGCTTCAATCCGAACGACGTCGCGATTCGCAGTGGGCATTTCATCGGCGGCGAGTATGTGGATGGCAACGAGCACGACGGCGCGCGTCGCCTCGACGTGTTGCGTCCGTCGGACGGCGTGATCTACGCGTCCATTCCGCTCGCCGATCCCGCGATGGTGGACCGCGCGGTCGAGAATGCATGGCAGGCCTTCCGCCACAGCGGCTGGGCGCGCATGGCGCCGCGCGAGCGCGCAAAGATCCTGCGCCGTTTCGCCGACCTGGTCGAAGCCGACGCGCCCACGCTCGGCCGCCTCGAAGCGCTCGGCTCGACGCGTCCGATCGCTCAGGCGGTCGGCTGGGACGTGCCGTTCACCGCCGAGGGCATCCGCTTCTACGCGGAGTTCGCCGACAAGCTGGGCGGCGAAGTCGCGGCAACCGATCACGATCATCTGGGCATGATGATCGCCGAACCTTATGGCGTGATCGGCGCGATCGCGCCGTGGAATTTCCCGCTGGTGATGGCGTCGTGGAAGATCGCCCCCGCGCTGGCGGCGGGCAACGCGGTGGTGCTGAAACCGTCGGAGATGACGCCGTTCTCGGTGCTACGGCTGGCCGAACTGGCGGTCAAGGCGGGCGTGCCCGCCGGCATCTTCAACGTGATTCAGGGCGACGGCCGTGTGACCGGCGACGAACTCGTGCGTCATCCGAGGATCAGCAAGGTCACCTTCACGGGCTCCACGCGCACCGGCGCCGCGATCATGACAGCCTGTGCCCAAAGCGGCACCAAGCCGGTCACGCTCGAACTGGGCGGCAAGAGCCCGCAAGTCGTCTTCGCCGACGCCCCGCGTCTGGACGACGTGGCGCGCCGCATTGCCGGCTCGATCACGGGCAATGCCGGCCAGGTGTGCGTGACGGGCTCGCGGTTACTGGTTCAACGAGGCCTTGCCGATGAGCTGAGCGAGCGCATCGGCAAACTCTTCGCCGAACTGAAACCCGGCGCGACGTGGGCCGCGGATACGACGCTCTCGCCGATCATCTCCGCGCCGCAGGCGGCACGTATCGAGGCAATCGTCGGACGTACTCTCGAAGCGGGCGCGACGCTGCGTTATGGCGGTACGCGCGTCGACGGCGGCGCGCATGGCGCGTTCTACTCGCCGACCCTGCTCGCGGACGTCACGCCTCAGTCGGAGGCCGTGCGCGAGGAAATCTTCGGTCCGGTGCTGACGCTGCAAACCTTCGATACTGAAGAAGAAGCGCTCGCGCTCGCCCAGCATCCCGACTACGGGCTCGCGGCGGGCGTGCATACAGCCGACCTCGGCCGGGCGCTGCGCTTCGTGCGCGGCCTCGAAGCCGGCACGGTGTGGGTCAACCGTTACGGGCGCAGTTCCGATTTCATGATTCCGACGGGCGGCTACAAGCGCTCGGGCATCGGCAAGGATCTCGGCCGTCAGGCCTATGAGGCCAACCTGCGTTTCAAAAGCGTGCTGATCGATCTGCGACCTTGAGCGCGCGTTGGTCGGCTGATTGCGGCAAAAGCCTGTCTCACCGCGGTACGCCGACCGCAAACCCATAACCAGCAAGCCTTTCGGCCCGATCGCCGCATTCTGTGCTGTCTAGCGGCCCCAAAACGCATGGTTTGTGTCACCAGCAGCACCCGAATCAGGAACATCTATGTTTTTGCGCTGATTAAATCTTCTACAGCGCTGAGCTTTCCGCTGTTTTCGTCAATGAGCTCGCTGCGAGTTCACCACCTCGATAGGACTGCATCATCATGATCGAATTCGAACCGAAGTACATCACCTTCGACTGCTACGGCACGCTGACCAAATTCCGCATGGCCGACATGACGCGCGAAATGTTCGGCCACCTGCTGAGCGGCGACGACCTCGAAAAACTCGTCGCGTTCTACGCCGGTTATCGCCGCGACGAAGTGCTCGGCGCATGGAAGCCGTATCGCGACGTGGTGGTCAACGCGTTGCGCCGTGCCTGCCAGCGCATGAACGTCGATTTCAACGAAGTGGAAGCCGAGAAGATCTACACGGCCGTGCCGACCTGGGGCCCGCATCCCGACGTGCCGGAAGGCCTCGCGCGTCTGGCGAAGAAGTACAAGCTGGTGATTCTGTCGAACGCCTCGAACAACCAGATTCAAAGCAACGTCGACAAGCTCGGCGCGCCGTTCCATAAAGTCTTCACGGCAGAGCAGGCGCAATCGTACAAGCCGCGCATGCAAGGCTTCGAATACATGTTCGATCAACTGGACTGCAATCCGGAAGACGTGCTGCACGTGTCGTCGAGCCTGCGCTACGACCTGATGACCGCGCACGACATGGGCATCAAGCACAAGGTTTTCGTGAACCGCGGTCACGAACCGTCGACGCCGTACTACCAGTACTACGAGGTCGCCGGCATGCCGCAACTGGCCACGGAACTCGGTCTGTAAGCGCTGTTTGCCCGCGCTGAAGACAACACGCCGCCTCGCTCATTGCCCCTCTCAAGGACAGACCGGATGAAGCTCGATTCCTATTGGCTCGACACCGCACCGCCGCTGTTGTCGGCGTGTGAAGGCCCGGTCGACGGCCAGGCCGATGTGCTGGTGATCGGCGGCGGCTTCACTGGACTGTCGGCGGCACAGGCGCTGGGCAAGCGCGGCGCGGCGGTGACCGTGGTGGACGCGGGACGGATTGGCGGCGGCGCGTCCGGGCGTAACGGCGGGCAGGTCAATACCGGCGTTGCGCAGGACTTCGTCGCGCTGGTCGCGCAACTCGGGGTGGAGCGGGCCAGCGCGTGTTATCGCGCGTTTTCGGATGCGGTCGACACGGTCGAGCGGCTGATTCGCGAAGAAAACATCGACTGCAATTACGTCGCGACCGGCAAGCTGAAGCTGGCATCGAAACCGCACCATCTCGCGCATCTTGAGAAGACGGCGGAGCTGATTCGCCGCGAAGTCGATACGGATATCGAACTGATCGGCCGCGAACGGATTCGCAGCGAGGTCCAGTCGGACAGTTTTCATGGCGGCCTGTTGCAGCGGCACGGCGGCCAGATGCATATGGGCAAGTTCACCGTCGGTCTCGCCGATGCCGCCGTGCGGCGTGGCGCGAAGCTGTATGAGAACGCGGCGGTCAGCGCGATCGTGAAGGACGGCAGCGGCTATCGCGTCACCACCGCACGCGGCGAAGTGCGCGCGAAGCAGGTGCTGATTGCGACGGGGCCGTCACGGCATGGTCCGTTCGGCTGGTACCGGCGTCGTATCGCGCCGATCGGTTCGTTCATCGTCGTGACGGAGCCGTTGCCGCCCGCCTTGCTTCAGCAGGTGTTGCCGAAGCAGCGCGCGTACACCACCTCGCGGCTGATGCATAACTACTTCCGCGTGACGCCCGACTCGCGTCTGCTGTTCGGCGGCCGCGCGCGTTTCACGGCGTCCGAACAGCCGTCGGATGCGAAGAGCGGACGGATTCTGCGAGACGGTCTCGTCGCGATGTTTCCGCAACTGGCGAGCGCGCGCATCGACTATTGCTGGGGCGGTCTCGTCGACATGAGCGCCGACCGTCTGCCGCATGCCGGCCAGCAT
This genomic stretch from Paraburkholderia bryophila harbors:
- a CDS encoding NAD(P)/FAD-dependent oxidoreductase, with the translated sequence MKLDSYWLDTAPPLLSACEGPVDGQADVLVIGGGFTGLSAAQALGKRGAAVTVVDAGRIGGGASGRNGGQVNTGVAQDFVALVAQLGVERASACYRAFSDAVDTVERLIREENIDCNYVATGKLKLASKPHHLAHLEKTAELIRREVDTDIELIGRERIRSEVQSDSFHGGLLQRHGGQMHMGKFTVGLADAAVRRGAKLYENAAVSAIVKDGSGYRVTTARGEVRAKQVLIATGPSRHGPFGWYRRRIAPIGSFIVVTEPLPPALLQQVLPKQRAYTTSRLMHNYFRVTPDSRLLFGGRARFTASEQPSDAKSGRILRDGLVAMFPQLASARIDYCWGGLVDMSADRLPHAGQHDGVYFSMGYSGHGTQMSTHMGQVMADVMDGHEEQNPWRESEWPAIPGHTGKPWFLPLVGTYYRIKDIFY
- a CDS encoding GNAT family N-acetyltransferase, which gives rise to MSDSKTDSITYRRFTLDDIAAAHALTVELKWPHRADDWRFVAQLGVGFVAEDASGVIGTALCWKYGANRASLGMVIVSPARQGHGIGRKLMECVLEELGGRVTFLHATPAGQPLYEKLGFRAAGTLDQHQGAAFQPPLVSLPPGERLRPLGSRDTARLVELASRASGLDRGEVLPALMSAADGIALDRDGELVGFALFRRFGRGFAIGPVVAPASDDASRAKALISHWLALNEGVFVRIDTPGDSGLTEWLEQLGLPRVDTVVKMVRAEAGVTNEPAQANDVASASTATAGHAACLQYGIINQAIL
- a CDS encoding aldehyde dehydrogenase family protein; translated protein: MHSFNPNDVAIRSGHFIGGEYVDGNEHDGARRLDVLRPSDGVIYASIPLADPAMVDRAVENAWQAFRHSGWARMAPRERAKILRRFADLVEADAPTLGRLEALGSTRPIAQAVGWDVPFTAEGIRFYAEFADKLGGEVAATDHDHLGMMIAEPYGVIGAIAPWNFPLVMASWKIAPALAAGNAVVLKPSEMTPFSVLRLAELAVKAGVPAGIFNVIQGDGRVTGDELVRHPRISKVTFTGSTRTGAAIMTACAQSGTKPVTLELGGKSPQVVFADAPRLDDVARRIAGSITGNAGQVCVTGSRLLVQRGLADELSERIGKLFAELKPGATWAADTTLSPIISAPQAARIEAIVGRTLEAGATLRYGGTRVDGGAHGAFYSPTLLADVTPQSEAVREEIFGPVLTLQTFDTEEEALALAQHPDYGLAAGVHTADLGRALRFVRGLEAGTVWVNRYGRSSDFMIPTGGYKRSGIGKDLGRQAYEANLRFKSVLIDLRP
- a CDS encoding haloacid dehalogenase type II, translating into MIEFEPKYITFDCYGTLTKFRMADMTREMFGHLLSGDDLEKLVAFYAGYRRDEVLGAWKPYRDVVVNALRRACQRMNVDFNEVEAEKIYTAVPTWGPHPDVPEGLARLAKKYKLVILSNASNNQIQSNVDKLGAPFHKVFTAEQAQSYKPRMQGFEYMFDQLDCNPEDVLHVSSSLRYDLMTAHDMGIKHKVFVNRGHEPSTPYYQYYEVAGMPQLATELGL